One region of Flavobacterium sp. GSB-24 genomic DNA includes:
- a CDS encoding C40 family peptidase: MFGICNLAIVPVRSEPSDRSEIVTQLLFGEHIEILERHNQWAKIKIQFDDYEGWVDSKQYQVISEANFNQLSKEAIILNADLIDYITAPDNLLLPIPLGASLSFLNNSEINVSNFDFEGTKTSGIKPKSALINTAFMYLNAPYLWGGKTPFGIDCSGFTQMVYKLNGYKIHRDASQQALDGEPLSFIEESEAGDLAFFDNDEGNITHVGIIMDNNYIIHASGKVRIDRLDHTGIYNPELNKHTHKLRVIKKII; encoded by the coding sequence ATGTTCGGAATTTGCAATTTAGCTATAGTACCCGTTCGATCTGAACCAAGTGACAGAAGTGAAATCGTTACACAACTTTTGTTTGGCGAGCATATCGAAATTTTAGAACGCCATAATCAATGGGCTAAAATAAAAATTCAGTTTGATGACTATGAAGGCTGGGTAGATTCGAAACAATATCAGGTAATTTCTGAAGCAAATTTCAATCAATTAAGTAAAGAGGCGATTATCTTAAATGCCGATTTAATTGATTACATCACCGCTCCCGACAATTTATTACTTCCAATTCCACTAGGAGCTTCATTATCATTTCTAAATAACAGCGAAATCAATGTTTCTAATTTTGATTTTGAGGGAACAAAAACAAGTGGCATCAAACCTAAAAGTGCACTGATAAACACAGCTTTTATGTATTTGAATGCTCCATATTTATGGGGCGGAAAAACACCTTTCGGAATCGATTGTTCTGGTTTTACCCAAATGGTTTATAAACTAAATGGCTATAAAATTCATCGTGATGCCTCACAACAGGCACTTGATGGCGAACCTTTAAGCTTTATCGAAGAAAGCGAAGCGGGAGATTTAGCGTTTTTTGATAACGATGAAGGAAACATTACTCACGTCGGGATTATAATGGACAACAATTACATCATTCACGCCAGTGGAAAAGTTCGTATTGACCGTTTAGACCACACCGGAATTTATAATCCTGAATTGAATAAACACACTCACAAATTAAGAGTAATCAAGAAAATTATTTAA
- a CDS encoding acetyl-CoA C-acyltransferase produces MNKRVVIVSAVRTPIGSFMGGLSTVPAPKLGAAAIKGALQKINLDPKLVDEVFMGNVIQAGVGQAPARQAALFAGLSEEVAATTVNKVCASGMKAVMFAAQAIACGDAEIVVAGGMESMSLIPHYVQMRAGNKFGPATMLDGMQKDGLTDAYDNNAMGVCADLCATEYNISREEQDNFAIQSYERSAKAWDSGKFDNEVVPVEVPQRRGEPIIFSKDEEYTNVKLDKIPSLSPVFTKDGTVTAANASTINDGAAALVLMSEEKADALGLKPLAYIKGYADAAQEPKWFTTSPAKALPKALDKAGISISDVDYFEFNEAFSVVGLANAKILNLDNDKVNVNGGAVSLGHPLGCSGARIIVTLLNVLEQNNAKTGAAAICNGGGGASAIVIERA; encoded by the coding sequence ATGAACAAAAGAGTTGTTATCGTTTCTGCCGTTAGAACACCTATCGGAAGTTTCATGGGAGGGTTATCTACCGTACCCGCACCAAAATTAGGTGCTGCCGCAATTAAGGGAGCACTTCAAAAAATTAACCTAGACCCAAAATTAGTTGATGAAGTTTTTATGGGTAACGTAATTCAGGCCGGCGTTGGACAAGCTCCAGCTCGCCAAGCAGCTCTTTTTGCTGGTTTGTCTGAAGAAGTTGCCGCTACAACTGTAAACAAAGTTTGCGCTTCTGGAATGAAAGCGGTTATGTTTGCTGCGCAGGCAATCGCGTGTGGAGATGCTGAAATTGTTGTTGCAGGCGGAATGGAAAGCATGAGCTTAATTCCACACTACGTACAAATGCGTGCAGGAAATAAATTTGGTCCAGCTACAATGCTAGACGGAATGCAGAAAGATGGTTTAACAGATGCTTACGATAACAACGCAATGGGAGTTTGCGCTGATTTATGTGCAACTGAATATAACATCAGCCGTGAGGAGCAGGATAATTTTGCTATTCAATCTTATGAGAGAAGTGCAAAAGCGTGGGATTCTGGAAAATTTGACAATGAAGTTGTTCCTGTTGAAGTTCCGCAAAGACGCGGAGAACCAATTATATTTTCAAAAGACGAAGAGTATACTAATGTTAAATTAGATAAAATTCCATCTTTAAGCCCTGTTTTTACAAAAGACGGAACTGTAACCGCTGCTAACGCATCAACAATTAATGACGGAGCTGCAGCGTTAGTTTTAATGTCTGAAGAAAAAGCAGATGCATTAGGATTAAAACCTCTAGCCTACATAAAAGGCTATGCAGATGCTGCACAAGAACCAAAATGGTTTACTACAAGTCCAGCCAAAGCATTACCAAAAGCATTAGACAAAGCTGGAATTTCAATTTCAGATGTTGATTATTTCGAATTTAACGAAGCATTTTCTGTAGTTGGTTTAGCCAATGCGAAAATCTTAAATTTAGATAACGATAAAGTAAACGTTAATGGAGGTGCTGTTTCATTAGGACATCCACTGGGTTGTTCAGGAGCGCGTATTATTGTAACTTTACTAAATGTTTTAGAACAAAACAATGCTAAAACCGGAGCTGCTGCAATTTGCAACGGAGGCGGTGGTGCATCTGCAATTGTTATCGAAAGAGCTTAA
- a CDS encoding AraC family transcriptional regulator: MKKENLYEPFTVSFETLDEYPDVGDRHNFFELVYILSGTGRQCINKNIFEYDAGHMFLLTPEDCHNFTIETETKFFFLRFNDIYLKNSSLQNENVQRLEYILQNANHQPGCILKNDADKCLVKVMIEAICREHNDKDVYNQELIQQLVNTLIIIVARNIAKYLPEQVNIGTEGKAMDILQYIQNNIYYPEKIKAESISDYFGISNTYLGRYFKKHASETMQQYISNYKTKLIEHRLQFSDKRINEIAYEFGFTDESHFNKFFRKQKGYSPSEFRKTIRLSA, from the coding sequence ATGAAAAAAGAAAATTTGTACGAACCTTTTACGGTTTCTTTTGAGACTTTAGATGAATATCCAGATGTTGGTGATCGTCATAATTTCTTTGAATTGGTCTATATTTTAAGCGGAACAGGAAGGCAGTGTATCAACAAAAATATTTTTGAATATGATGCTGGACATATGTTTTTATTAACGCCTGAAGATTGTCATAATTTTACAATTGAAACGGAAACAAAGTTTTTCTTTTTGAGGTTTAATGATATTTATTTGAAGAATTCAAGTCTGCAGAATGAAAATGTACAGCGTTTAGAATACATTCTGCAAAATGCTAATCATCAGCCGGGCTGTATTTTAAAAAATGATGCCGATAAATGTCTGGTAAAAGTAATGATCGAAGCAATTTGCCGAGAACATAACGATAAAGATGTTTACAATCAGGAATTGATTCAACAACTTGTAAATACTTTAATTATTATTGTAGCAAGAAATATTGCGAAATACCTTCCTGAGCAAGTAAATATTGGTACCGAAGGAAAAGCAATGGATATTCTGCAATATATTCAGAATAATATTTATTATCCTGAGAAGATTAAAGCAGAATCTATCAGCGATTATTTTGGGATTTCGAATACTTATTTAGGTCGTTATTTCAAGAAACATGCAAGTGAAACGATGCAGCAATATATCAGTAATTACAAAACAAAACTGATTGAACATCGTTTACAGTTCAGCGATAAGCGTATTAATGAAATTGCTTATGAATTTGGTTTTACTGATGAAAGCCATTTCAATAAGTTTTTTAGAAAACAGAAAGGATATAGTCCGTCTGAGTTTAGAAAGACGATTAGATTGAGTGCTTAA